Part of the Nitrospirota bacterium genome is shown below.
CTCAGCCATTGAACGTGAAGCCACAGAATCCTTCAAACATGCCGACTACGACCGGGTCCTGAAACTCTGGCAATCGATCCCGCCAGAGGGCGCCCCCTCGAAACCGCTCATCCGCCTCGCATTCCACAGCTCCCTCAAACTGGGACGGCCGGAAGAAGCCTTCGCCCTCTATCAGCGGTTAGTGCCAACCGATGGTCAGGACGACCCGACCCTCTTACGGCCCCTGGCTCTCAGTTTTGTGACCAGCCATGTCCGCGACTCGCAGGAATATGTCCGGATCGCAGCCTACACGGTGCTGGCGGAGCTCGGCCTCTCAGAGACGCAAGCCATCCTGGAAGACGGCTTGCTCGACAGCTCGGTGCTGGTACGGGCTCGCGCCGCCGAAGCGATCGGCAAAGCCGGACTTGCAGGCAAATCAGGCCCCTTGCTCCGGGCGCTCAACGACGCGACGCCGACCGTACGAATTGCCGCCATGACCGCGTTGAGCGAGGCCAAGGTCACAGCCATCATGCCCCAGCTCATCGCCATCGCCAGGACGGATGACGGACCGGAAGCCGTGTTCGCCTATGCTGCGCTCTACCGGCTTGGCAAACAGGACATGCTGACCGACCTCACCGGCGCGGCGACGCTGCCTGACGCCGATATCCGGATGGCGGCCCTGGGAATGTTGGGACAGCTGAAACGTCCCTCAAGCCTATCGGTCCTAAGCCAAGGCGTGTACGACCCTGAGCCCTCGGTCCGCGCTTTCGCCGCCGGGGCATTGGGAGACTACGGACAGGCCGGCGGGGTCGCACCCCTCACCCATGCGCTGAGCGATGAAAGCAGCAGAGTCCGCGCCGTCGCCGCCGCGAGTCTTGGCAAGCTGGGCATTCGAGAGAACCGACCTTTATTACAGACCCTGACACGCGATGCCAACATGCAGGTGCGGGCCAGTGCCGTGGAAGGGCTGCTCAGGCTGGGCGATACATCGGCGGTCTTGCTCGCTGCAGATTTGGCCAGACACCCGGACCCCTCGATCCGCGCCGCGGCAGCCCATGCCCTGGCCGCCACCTCCGACAAACAAGCCGCCGTGGTGCTGCAGGCGCTGCTACAGGACCAACAACCGCAACCTCGGCTCTTGGCGGCAAAAGCCCTGGGCAAGAGCGCCGCCCCTGTGGTGCCGCTGCTCAAAAAAGGGTTGCAAGACTCGGACGTCGCCATTCGTCTGGCAGCTGCAGGCAGCCTGCTCCAACAGCTTCGCCGTCCCGCAGCCGCCCCCAAAGCCCGTTAGCCGAAAGGATCGCGCAATGTTGAAACTTCTCGGAGCTCTCGTCATGGCCGCCACGTTCTTCGGTCTCGGATTCTATCTCGGCCAACGTCCAGTCGGCACGTTGCAACACAGGATCTTGGACCTCCAACGTTCGATCACAACCCTGTCCAGGAATATTTACGACACCACGATGGGAGACCTTCGCAAACGACAGGCGCTGATCGACGGGAAATCACGGGTGGTACAAGCGAAATCAGAACTCTTGGAGAAGAACTTCGGAGAAGCCGCCAAGCAATTAAGCGAAGCGGCCGACACGCTGGAGGAGGCTACCGCTGGTGCCAAACACGACGACACGACCCTCCCCTTGAAATCGCTCGCAGG
Proteins encoded:
- a CDS encoding HEAT repeat domain-containing protein, with the translated sequence MVTNRHAGQPQRASGNTIAGGLHLLGGLIFSAIVIGLPSAEAGTPTSPSGSAIEREATESFKHADYDRVLKLWQSIPPEGAPSKPLIRLAFHSSLKLGRPEEAFALYQRLVPTDGQDDPTLLRPLALSFVTSHVRDSQEYVRIAAYTVLAELGLSETQAILEDGLLDSSVLVRARAAEAIGKAGLAGKSGPLLRALNDATPTVRIAAMTALSEAKVTAIMPQLIAIARTDDGPEAVFAYAALYRLGKQDMLTDLTGAATLPDADIRMAALGMLGQLKRPSSLSVLSQGVYDPEPSVRAFAAGALGDYGQAGGVAPLTHALSDESSRVRAVAAASLGKLGIRENRPLLQTLTRDANMQVRASAVEGLLRLGDTSAVLLAADLARHPDPSIRAAAAHALAATSDKQAAVVLQALLQDQQPQPRLLAAKALGKSAAPVVPLLKKGLQDSDVAIRLAAAGSLLQQLRRPAAAPKAR